In the Helianthus annuus cultivar XRQ/B chromosome 11, HanXRQr2.0-SUNRISE, whole genome shotgun sequence genome, one interval contains:
- the LOC110890083 gene encoding probable amino acid permease 7, translating to MALDTPLMLPAATYKQTGNIWTALAHIITAVVGSGVLSLSWSVAQLGWIAGPVSLVLFALVTYLNASLLTKFHHYSDHRNGVNVTNRSYLEAVRNILGDLNARVCALLVFFNLFKLGVVYTITSASSIRAILQSNCYHEHGHEAACEYGIEFYMLLFGIIHVIASQIPNFRSTKWLSVIAAVMSFAYSFIGSGLGLAQAIGNGKIKGSIGGVPTDKPIQKVWLVAQAIGDIAFAYPFPLIFLETQSTLKSPPSAEVTMTKASRIAVFTTTVFYLCCGGFGYAAFGNSTPGNILTGFGFYEPYILIDFANACVFLHLVGGYQVFSQTLYAIVERSCSERYPESEFIKDFHIWKIRMNPLRLCFRTSYVVLTTSLAMLFPYFNEVVAFSGSVTFWPLVVYFPVEMYIVHKKVVPWTVKWCFLRVFIILCLFVAMFVFVGSVQGIIAKRFG from the exons ATGGCACTTGATACGCCGTTGATGCTGCCGGCTGCTACTTATAAGCAAACGG GGAATATATGGACAGCTCTAGCCCATATAATAACAGCAGTTGTAGGATCAGGGGTTCTATCATTATCTTGGAGTGTTGCACAGCTCGGATGGATTGCCGGTCCAGTTTCTCTAGTCTTATTCGCACTCGTGACCTATCTCAATGCGTCCCTGCTCACCAAATTTCATCATTACTCCGACCATCGCAATGGCGTGAATGTAACCAACCGTTCCTACTTGGAAGCTGTACGGAACATTCTAG GGGATTTGAATGCACGAGTTTGTGCATTGTTGGTGTTCTTCAATTTGTTTAAACTGGGAGTTGTTTATACAATCACATCTGCTAGCAGCATTAG AGCGATTCTGCAGTCAAATTGTTACCACGAACACGGGCACGAAGCAGCTTGTGAATATGGGATAGAGTTTTATATGCTTCTCTTTGGAATCATTCATGTTATAGCTTCTCAAATACCCAATTTCCGAAGTACAAAATGGCTCTCGGTTATCGCTGCAGTTATGTCATTCGCGTACTCTTTCATTGGATCCGGACTCGGGTTAGCACAAGCAATAG GAAATGGGAAGATCAAAGGTAGTATAGGAGGTGTTCCAACTGATAAACCGATTCAGAAAGTATGGTTGGTTGCTCAAGCTATTGGAGACATTGCGTTTGCGTACCCTTTTCCATTAATCTTTCTAGAAACACAG AGTACTCTGAAATCACCTCCATCCGCAGAAGTCACCATGACGAAAGCATCAAGAATTGCAGTGTTTACGACGACTGTTTTTTACCTTTGTTGTGGTGGATTTGGCTATGCAGCCTTTGGGAACTCGACTCCTGGGAATATCTTGACCGGGTTTGGTTTTTATGAACCATATATCCTCATAGATTTTGCTAATGCATGTGTTTTTCTCCACTTAGTTGGTGGATATCAG GTATTCAGTCAGACGTTATACGCGATTGTGGAAAGATCATGTTCCGAAAGGTACCCGGAAAGTGAATTCATAAAAGATTTTCACATTTGGAAGATTAGGATGAATCCTCTGAGGTTATGTTTTAGAACATCATATGTTGTTTTAACCACATCCTTAGCCATGCTATTCCCTTACTTTAATGAAGTAGTGGCATTTTCTGGTTCAGTCACCTTCTGGCCATTGGTTGTATACTTCCCGGTTGAGATGTACATTGTGCATAAAAAGGTTGTACCTTGGACTGTTAAGTGGTGTTTTCTTCGTGTCTTCATCATTCTTTGCTTGTTTGTAGCCATGTTTGTCTTTGTTGGTTCTGTACAAGGAATAATTGCCAAAAGATTTGGCTAG